In the Flavobacterium sp. 90 genome, ATTTAACGCATGGTTTTCAAAAACAAAAATACACAATAATCTACAAAGCAGACTTTTAACAAAATGTATTTCCAAGTTTCCTAAAGAAACCGTGTTTTTTGGTGTCACTCATTAAAACATCAAAATGAAACGTTTGCTGATTGAATTGTTACGTCACAATCCTTATTTCTTGGGGTGTCTAATTCCGTTGTTTTTAGATTTGCAGAAAGGAAGCTTGTCAAAAAAAAAATCCACATTGTATTTGATTAGTAACTAATTAAATGTAGATTTTTATTTGATCCTGGAAAAAGATCCGGAACAGATCTGAGTAAAAAAAGTCTACATTTATTTTATGTGTTGAGAGTAATCTTCGGGCATAACAGCATCTATATCACGTAAGTATTTTTCTAAAGCGCTCATTGTTGTATGACCAGTAATAAGCATTAGTTTACTTTTTGCTTCATTTGGGGTGCTATTTTTAACCAGTTCTTTATATAATTTGGTTATGAAAGTATGTCTAAAACTGTAAAGACCGTAATCTTTTCCTAGTTTCAGACTAGTTTTTACTTTCTTAAAGCGATCTCCAAAATAGCCACGTTTATCGGTTTCGTTTGTTGTCCACTCATGACCTATACCTTTTGGTGTGAATAAGTAACTTTCAGGTTCTAATTTTTCAAGGTTTGGTATTTCATTAAGTAGTATTTCAGGTATTAACTTTGTCTTTACCGCTTTGTTTTTGGCACGAACATAAATTAGTTTGTCTTTTATGTTAATGTCGCTAATGCGTAAGCGAACCACTTCTATAGGACGTAAATGATTATAAGAAATAAACTGTATAAATAGGAGAAGAAGAGTATCATGTTTTAGAAGATAATTCAAGATGTCGTTTTCTTGATCACTGCTAAAAGTTTTATTTCTTTCAGGGGTAGACTTTAAAACATTGATCTTTGGTATAAAATTATCTTCAATAATCTCGTTTGCTTCAAGTGTTTTAAAAAACATTGATAAGTTTGATCTAGTATTGTTTCTGTTTTTTGGACTAGTGCTGGCTAATACAGAATTTAGATAATTTACGACAGTTTTTTTATTTACTGATGTAATATATCTATTTTCGAATCCATTTGCCAAAAGCCACTTTTCAAATGATTTTAGTCGAACTCTAAAATCTCTGTAGCTATTTTCTTTTAAGGTGTTTTTATTTAATTCAAGTGCAAAAGTAACAGCATCTGGAATATTATAATTTTTCGATTGATCTACTGGATTAGAATCTTCAAAAGGATTATAGCCATTTACAAGAATTGTTTCAACGGCATCACGAAGAATTTTTATGGCTTCTTTACGTTCTTTGAGAGTTTTGAACTGATTTACGCCTGCGTAGACATGAGTTTGACGTTCTAATTTTCCTGTTGCGGGATTTCTAAAGGAGAAATAAACATACCAACGTTTTGATAAATCGCCATCTGCATTATAAATACTAGGTGTTGAATATTGCTTTTTGTAACTCAAAACGTGTGCGCTTTCGTGTTCTTTAGATAAGAGTTCGTGAATTTTAGGCATAAAAAAACGGTTTTAAATCACTCTAAAACCGTTTAACTTGTTGTTTTTAAAAAACTTAACATTTTGTAGCGAGGACGGGAGTTGAACCCGTGACCTCAGGGTTATGAATCCTGCGCTCTAACCAACTGAGCTACCTCGCCAAGATTGCAAGTGAACCGTGTTCCTCATTGCGGGTGCAAAGATAGAAATAATATTAATTGTTGCAAGAATAAAATGAAGAAAAAAAAATATTTTTAAAAATGCATTGTTTTTGGACATATATTCTTATATTTCGAAAAAATTAAAAGTAGCACATGGAT is a window encoding:
- a CDS encoding tyrosine-type recombinase/integrase, yielding MPKIHELLSKEHESAHVLSYKKQYSTPSIYNADGDLSKRWYVYFSFRNPATGKLERQTHVYAGVNQFKTLKERKEAIKILRDAVETILVNGYNPFEDSNPVDQSKNYNIPDAVTFALELNKNTLKENSYRDFRVRLKSFEKWLLANGFENRYITSVNKKTVVNYLNSVLASTSPKNRNNTRSNLSMFFKTLEANEIIEDNFIPKINVLKSTPERNKTFSSDQENDILNYLLKHDTLLLLFIQFISYNHLRPIEVVRLRISDINIKDKLIYVRAKNKAVKTKLIPEILLNEIPNLEKLEPESYLFTPKGIGHEWTTNETDKRGYFGDRFKKVKTSLKLGKDYGLYSFRHTFITKLYKELVKNSTPNEAKSKLMLITGHTTMSALEKYLRDIDAVMPEDYSQHIK